One Synechococcus sp. CC9605 genomic window carries:
- a CDS encoding alpha-D-glucose phosphate-specific phosphoglucomutase: protein MTASAPAQPTQRQVHLDAPFSDQKPGTSGLRKSSRQFEEPHYLESFIEASLRTLPGVQGGTLVLGGDGRYGNRRAIDVILRMGAAHGLSKVIVTTGGVLSTPAASNLIRQRKAIGGIILSASHNPGGENGDFGVKVNGANGGPTPASFTDAVFECTKTLEQYTIVEAPVIPLDAPGLHSIGAMQVEVIDGVEDFVALMQELFNFDQIRDLIRNDFPLAFDAMHAVTGPYATRLFEELLGAPAGSVRNGTPLEDFGNGHPDPNLTYAHDLAELLLEGDDYRFGAACDGDGDRNMILGQRCFVNPSDSLAVLTANATMVPAYANGLTGVARSMPTSAAVDVVAKELGIDCFETPTGWKFFGNLLDAGKITLCGEESFGTGSNHVREKDGLWAVLFWLQILAERRCSVAEIMEEHWKRFGRHYYSRHDYEAVASDAAHDLYDRLESMLPSLVGQAFAGRKISTADNFSYTDPVDGSVTTGQGLRILLDDGSRVVVRLSGTGTKGATIRIYLESYVPNSGDLNQDPQIALAEMISAINDLAEIRQRTGMDRPTVIT from the coding sequence ATGACCGCCTCGGCCCCTGCGCAACCGACCCAACGCCAGGTGCACCTGGACGCTCCATTCAGCGACCAGAAGCCTGGGACCTCCGGCCTACGCAAGAGCAGTCGCCAGTTCGAGGAGCCCCATTACCTCGAGAGTTTCATCGAAGCATCGCTCCGCACACTTCCGGGTGTGCAGGGCGGCACCCTGGTTCTTGGAGGAGACGGCCGTTACGGCAACCGCCGGGCCATCGATGTGATTCTGCGGATGGGCGCGGCCCATGGCCTCAGCAAGGTGATCGTCACCACCGGCGGCGTCCTCTCGACACCTGCCGCCTCCAACCTGATCCGGCAGCGCAAAGCCATCGGCGGCATCATCCTGTCCGCCAGCCACAACCCCGGTGGTGAGAACGGTGACTTCGGCGTAAAGGTCAACGGCGCCAACGGTGGGCCTACCCCTGCCTCCTTCACCGATGCGGTGTTTGAGTGCACCAAGACCCTGGAGCAGTACACGATTGTTGAGGCGCCAGTCATCCCTCTGGATGCCCCTGGTCTGCACAGCATCGGCGCGATGCAGGTGGAGGTGATCGACGGCGTCGAGGATTTTGTGGCCCTGATGCAGGAGCTGTTCAACTTCGATCAGATCCGCGATCTGATCCGCAACGATTTCCCGCTGGCCTTTGATGCCATGCATGCCGTCACCGGGCCCTACGCCACCCGCTTGTTCGAGGAGCTTTTGGGTGCACCGGCGGGGAGCGTGCGGAACGGCACACCTTTGGAAGACTTCGGCAACGGTCACCCCGACCCCAACCTCACCTACGCCCACGACCTGGCTGAATTGCTGCTCGAGGGTGACGACTACCGCTTCGGAGCAGCCTGCGACGGCGATGGCGATCGCAACATGATCCTGGGCCAGCGCTGCTTTGTGAATCCCAGTGACAGCCTTGCTGTGCTCACCGCCAACGCCACGATGGTTCCGGCTTACGCCAACGGCCTGACAGGTGTGGCCCGCTCGATGCCCACCAGTGCTGCGGTGGATGTGGTGGCCAAGGAACTGGGGATTGACTGCTTCGAAACCCCAACGGGTTGGAAATTCTTCGGCAACCTGCTGGATGCCGGCAAGATCACCCTCTGCGGTGAGGAGAGCTTCGGCACCGGGAGCAACCACGTGCGCGAAAAAGACGGTCTCTGGGCCGTGCTGTTCTGGCTTCAGATCCTGGCAGAACGCCGCTGCAGCGTGGCCGAGATCATGGAAGAGCACTGGAAGCGCTTCGGACGCCACTACTACTCGCGTCACGACTACGAGGCCGTCGCAAGTGATGCCGCCCATGATCTCTACGACCGCCTCGAATCCATGCTGCCGAGCCTGGTAGGCCAAGCCTTTGCCGGACGCAAAATCAGCACAGCTGACAACTTCAGCTACACCGATCCGGTTGATGGTTCTGTGACAACGGGCCAGGGTTTGCGCATCCTTTTGGACGACGGCAGCCGAGTGGTGGTGCGTCTCTCCGGAACAGGCACCAAGGGCGCCACGATTCGGATCTACCTGGAGAGCTATGTGCCCAACAGTGGCGATCTCAACCAGGATCCCCAGATCGCCCTGGCCGAGATGATCAGTGCCATCAACGACCTGGCAGAGATCAGGCAGCGCACGGGTATGGATCGCCCAACCGTGATCACCTGA